The following are encoded in a window of Brevibacillus sp. DP1.3A genomic DNA:
- a CDS encoding ABC transporter substrate-binding protein, producing MRKTSLRLMLGAMLSAVMLVTGCGGQATSSSSSSSSTPAASTTTPAASEEREVKHFMGSTKIKGTPQRVVALTSESTEAVLALGITPVGAVMSGLGKPGDPWHPHIKEKMKDAIDLGDENQPNVELIASLKPDLILGTKGRQGQEKVYAQLSSIAPTVFSEDLVGRWKINFALYSEALNKKAEGDKLMADFDKKIEDAKGKLGDKTKMKVSVVRFVAGKTRLYLKDTFSGVVLSQLGFARPVSQDIDEFKKDIPKELMAEMDGDIMFYWIGDYSGDGSANKYTEEWMKDPLYQKLNVAKNNKAFQVDEVIWNVGGGILSAELLVDDIVERFSKL from the coding sequence ATGCGCAAAACTTCCCTGCGTTTGATGCTCGGGGCTATGCTTTCCGCTGTAATGCTCGTAACAGGTTGCGGGGGACAGGCAACGTCTTCATCCAGCTCATCTTCTTCTACTCCAGCTGCATCAACAACTACACCAGCAGCGTCTGAAGAGAGAGAAGTAAAACACTTTATGGGGTCAACAAAAATAAAAGGGACTCCGCAACGTGTCGTCGCTCTTACCAGTGAAAGCACAGAGGCTGTTCTCGCATTAGGGATTACGCCAGTTGGTGCTGTCATGAGTGGTCTCGGTAAACCTGGTGACCCATGGCATCCACATATTAAAGAAAAAATGAAGGATGCAATTGATTTGGGTGACGAGAACCAACCAAACGTTGAGCTGATCGCCAGCCTGAAGCCAGACCTGATTCTGGGAACAAAAGGACGCCAAGGACAAGAAAAAGTATACGCTCAGCTTTCCTCGATTGCCCCAACCGTCTTCTCCGAGGATCTCGTAGGCAGATGGAAAATCAACTTTGCACTTTACTCAGAAGCACTGAATAAAAAAGCTGAAGGCGACAAGCTGATGGCTGATTTCGATAAGAAGATTGAGGATGCAAAAGGAAAACTGGGTGACAAGACGAAGATGAAAGTCTCTGTCGTTCGTTTCGTAGCTGGCAAAACTCGTCTTTACTTGAAAGACACTTTCTCTGGCGTTGTTTTGAGCCAGCTCGGCTTTGCTCGACCAGTCTCCCAAGACATCGATGAGTTCAAAAAAGACATTCCAAAAGAGCTCATGGCTGAAATGGATGGCGACATCATGTTTTACTGGATCGGCGATTATTCCGGTGATGGATCTGCTAATAAATACACCGAGGAATGGATGAAAGATCCGCTCTATCAAAAACTGAATGTCGCGAAAAACAATAAGGCATTCCAAGTTGACGAAGTGATCTGGAACGTAGGCGGCGGTATCCTTTCTGCGGAACTGCTTGTTGATGACATCGTAGAACGCTTCTCCAAACTGTAG
- a CDS encoding iron ABC transporter permease, producing MNVILSSRLQKTTVLIVGLVVLAVVMVASILFGINRYSLTTAVEAYTQFSGSEEHLIITTSRMPRTLTAVAVGSSLAVAGVLLQALTRNPLASPSLIGVNAGAAAAIVTTIAVFGSQFPMSQMMWAGFIGAGVTALLVYGLASAGRGGMTPIKLTLSGAAVAAFASSVTSLFMLLQEKTMTEAFYWLVGSVEGRQLDHFFMIIPYLLVGWLGAMLLTGSLNLMVLGDDVATGLGQKIILVKATAILLVVFLAGGSVALAGPIAFVGIIIPHLCRFLVGLDHRWLVPYSIVFGGAFLVCADLLSRLVLMPMRLEVPVGVATAMIGVAFIIPLVRGRAYA from the coding sequence GTGAATGTGATTTTGTCCAGCCGACTGCAAAAGACTACTGTACTCATAGTAGGGCTCGTCGTCCTGGCAGTTGTGATGGTAGCTAGTATCCTTTTCGGAATCAATCGGTATTCGCTCACTACTGCAGTAGAGGCATACACCCAATTTTCCGGTTCAGAGGAACATTTGATTATTACGACTTCCCGAATGCCGCGTACACTGACAGCGGTAGCGGTGGGGAGCAGCCTCGCTGTAGCTGGTGTTTTGTTGCAGGCGTTGACGCGTAACCCTTTGGCTTCACCATCTCTTATCGGTGTGAACGCTGGAGCTGCAGCAGCTATTGTGACGACGATTGCTGTTTTTGGCTCGCAATTCCCAATGTCGCAAATGATGTGGGCAGGTTTTATTGGAGCGGGTGTGACGGCTCTGCTTGTATACGGGTTGGCTTCCGCTGGGCGGGGAGGCATGACTCCGATCAAGCTGACACTTTCGGGTGCAGCGGTGGCCGCTTTTGCTTCGTCTGTGACTTCTCTATTTATGCTGCTGCAAGAAAAGACGATGACAGAGGCCTTTTACTGGTTAGTTGGTTCTGTGGAGGGAAGACAGCTCGATCATTTTTTTATGATCATTCCTTATTTGCTAGTAGGCTGGTTAGGCGCTATGCTATTGACCGGCTCGTTAAACTTGATGGTACTCGGTGATGATGTAGCGACTGGCCTGGGCCAAAAGATTATCTTAGTAAAAGCTACAGCGATTTTGCTCGTGGTGTTCTTGGCAGGTGGGAGTGTCGCGCTCGCCGGACCAATTGCATTTGTGGGCATCATCATCCCGCATCTTTGTCGTTTTTTAGTCGGCCTTGATCATCGCTGGTTGGTTCCCTATTCGATTGTCTTTGGCGGAGCTTTTCTGGTTTGCGCTGATTTGCTTTCTCGCCTTGTTTTGATGCCTATGCGTCTGGAAGTACCAGTAGGCGTAGCAACTGCCATGATCGGAGTGGCTTTTATCATCCCACTGGTCAGGGGGAGGGCGTATGCATAG
- a CDS encoding iron ABC transporter permease, with the protein MHRHVVIRTKKPALSFHINKRALGINFILFLLLSVVIVLSIGLGSLHIPVWEVIKAFVGAGSEQNELIVLDWRLPRVVVSVMVGASLAVSGAILQSLVRNPLASPDLIGTTAGATAAAVAFITFTKDVSVQWMPLVALVGGLLTATLTYLTAWKEGVSPFRLALVGVCISAGMGALTIFFLVITQTHKASNALGWMTGTVYGMSWVNVMTLLPWTVLFLVATIFQIRYLNAQELGDDIAKGIGVAIDKKRLLLIAISVALAGAAVGVAGGISFIGLMAPHIARRLVGSAYGYLLPASAVLGGILVVLADLIGRTVFLPHDLPAGIFTAAIGAPFFVYLLYKTRNYQ; encoded by the coding sequence ATGCATAGACATGTAGTTATTCGGACCAAAAAGCCAGCGCTCTCGTTTCATATAAATAAGCGGGCGTTAGGAATTAATTTCATTCTATTTTTGCTGTTATCTGTTGTGATTGTATTGAGTATTGGCTTAGGTAGCTTGCATATTCCTGTGTGGGAAGTCATCAAAGCTTTTGTGGGAGCGGGCAGTGAACAGAATGAATTGATCGTGCTCGATTGGCGGTTGCCTCGCGTTGTCGTTTCAGTCATGGTGGGAGCTTCCCTGGCGGTATCGGGGGCCATCTTGCAGTCTTTGGTGCGAAATCCGTTAGCTTCGCCTGATTTGATCGGGACCACAGCGGGAGCGACGGCAGCGGCGGTAGCATTTATCACATTCACAAAAGATGTAAGTGTGCAATGGATGCCATTGGTGGCCTTGGTTGGTGGATTGTTAACGGCTACGCTTACGTATCTCACTGCGTGGAAGGAGGGAGTCTCACCTTTTCGCCTCGCGCTTGTCGGTGTATGTATCTCAGCGGGTATGGGGGCATTAACGATCTTTTTCCTGGTGATCACCCAAACCCACAAAGCCTCAAACGCTCTCGGATGGATGACAGGAACGGTGTACGGTATGTCTTGGGTAAATGTCATGACGTTGCTTCCGTGGACCGTTTTGTTTCTCGTCGCTACGATTTTCCAAATCCGTTATTTGAATGCCCAGGAGCTCGGTGATGATATCGCTAAAGGCATTGGCGTAGCGATTGATAAAAAGAGATTGCTCTTGATCGCGATCAGTGTGGCGCTGGCAGGTGCTGCGGTCGGTGTGGCAGGAGGGATCAGTTTTATCGGTTTGATGGCTCCACACATTGCTCGTAGGCTAGTTGGCTCTGCGTATGGTTACTTGTTGCCGGCTTCCGCTGTTTTGGGCGGGATTCTCGTCGTCTTGGCTGATTTGATTGGGAGAACGGTGTTTTTACCGCATGATTTGCCAGCTGGGATTTTTACCGCAGCGATTGGAGCGCCGTTTTTTGTTTATCTTTTGTATAAAACGAGGAATTATCAGTAG
- the rpoN gene encoding RNA polymerase factor sigma-54, giving the protein MNMGLGLFQEQTLKLVMTPELRQAITILQYSAIDLISYLQDQANENPVFDLEVAGEVASAKAEKPAPEIDWKEIVGNRATGEYPSSKNESTYNPLDYVQQGAETLYEHLERQLGYVKGFSSLQKQIALFLIGNLDEKGYLEITLEEASARLGAEMLEIEDVLSVLQHFDPVGVASRSLEECLLLQLGHLALDDEKIVQVVRNHLQDLADNRYQRIADKIGCTPQEVQAMADLIRTLNPRPGAAFSTVETRYVIPDVTVEKVGNDYVVLVNDVAAPRLKINSFYEKMLSQQKSQDEAKQFIHDKLNAAMWLAKSLEQRRLTLMRVTQAILDMQREFFDRGIHYLKPMTQKEIAERVSLHESTISRATSNKYVQTPRGIFELKYFFTSALSTSNGEATSSESVKRRIKALIEQEDRKSPLSDQKLGEMLLTEGIEISRRTVAKYREEMLIPSSAKRKRF; this is encoded by the coding sequence ATGAACATGGGATTGGGGTTATTTCAAGAACAAACACTGAAATTAGTGATGACGCCGGAATTACGCCAAGCGATTACCATATTGCAGTATTCAGCCATTGATCTCATCTCCTATTTGCAGGATCAGGCAAATGAAAATCCTGTTTTTGACCTTGAAGTGGCTGGAGAAGTCGCTTCTGCAAAAGCAGAGAAACCAGCTCCTGAGATTGACTGGAAAGAAATTGTGGGCAATCGCGCGACAGGTGAGTACCCTTCGTCGAAAAATGAAAGCACTTACAATCCGCTGGATTACGTCCAGCAAGGTGCGGAGACGCTGTACGAACATCTGGAGCGTCAACTTGGCTATGTAAAAGGATTCTCGTCGCTGCAAAAACAGATCGCTCTCTTTTTGATCGGGAATCTAGATGAGAAAGGATATTTGGAAATTACACTGGAGGAAGCGAGTGCGCGCCTGGGTGCTGAAATGCTGGAGATTGAGGACGTGTTGTCCGTTTTGCAGCATTTTGATCCAGTAGGCGTAGCTTCGCGTAGCTTGGAAGAATGTCTTTTGCTACAGCTCGGGCATTTGGCCCTCGATGACGAAAAGATCGTTCAGGTCGTTCGCAACCACCTGCAAGATTTGGCGGACAATCGATACCAGCGGATTGCAGACAAAATCGGATGTACACCGCAAGAGGTACAGGCGATGGCAGACCTGATCCGTACGCTGAATCCGCGTCCAGGGGCGGCCTTTTCCACAGTAGAGACAAGATATGTCATTCCAGATGTGACCGTAGAGAAAGTCGGGAATGATTATGTGGTATTGGTCAATGATGTTGCTGCACCGCGGCTGAAAATCAACAGCTTTTATGAAAAAATGCTGAGCCAGCAAAAAAGTCAAGATGAAGCCAAGCAGTTCATTCACGATAAGCTGAATGCCGCCATGTGGCTGGCAAAAAGTCTAGAGCAGCGCCGCCTGACGCTCATGCGTGTAACACAGGCCATCCTCGATATGCAACGGGAGTTTTTTGATCGGGGGATTCATTATTTAAAGCCCATGACACAAAAGGAAATAGCAGAGCGGGTGAGCCTGCATGAATCGACGATCAGCCGGGCAACTAGCAACAAATACGTCCAGACACCGCGCGGAATCTTTGAACTGAAGTATTTCTTTACGTCAGCACTCTCTACTTCCAACGGGGAAGCGACTTCTTCTGAGAGTGTGAAGCGCAGAATCAAAGCACTGATCGAGCAAGAAGATCGGAAGTCTCCGTTATCTGATCAAAAGCTGGGTGAGATGCTGCTTACAGAGGGGATTGAAATCTCCCGCCGCACGGTTGCCAAGTACCGGGAAGAAATGCTGATCCCATCGTCGGCTAAACGAAAGAGGTTTTAA
- a CDS encoding glutaredoxin family protein: MGMNEKTFEMVLYGRNKCHLCDEVELYIRSLAEEFPLRMRMVDIESDPVLHEEMMFVIPVVEIDGEIVFRSITHVVTLEELRNELHRRAARS; the protein is encoded by the coding sequence ATGGGAATGAATGAAAAAACGTTTGAAATGGTCTTGTACGGACGAAATAAATGTCATTTGTGCGACGAGGTGGAGCTCTACATCCGCAGTCTGGCGGAGGAGTTCCCCCTTCGTATGCGTATGGTTGATATTGAAAGTGATCCGGTCTTGCATGAAGAAATGATGTTTGTCATTCCAGTGGTCGAGATTGATGGAGAGATCGTGTTTCGTTCCATTACACATGTGGTGACGCTCGAGGAGCTGCGAAACGAATTACATAGACGTGCCGCTCGGTCATGA
- a CDS encoding sugar-binding transcriptional regulator, which translates to MRRLLELQQKLLPDLIQVLRQRYMLLRSIYHLQPIGRRGLAQAMDTTERILRAEVELLKETGLLHVTAAGMSLSEEGQQVLDDMEPLVGELFGLTDLAERLQKKLGISEVIVVQGNADQSPWVKEELGRVGARILKQVVQEGDIVAVTGGSSIASVASHLMPSASFKNVQFVPARGGLGERVELQANTLASAMAAKTGASYRLLHVPDRLHPEALQTLVKEPQVQDVLSLLGETRIVLHGIGDAVTMARRRNYSEEELAELVETGAVSEAFGYYFNEAGETVHRMPTIGLQLEEVHKAETVLSIAGGESKAKAILSFAKQSCQNVLITDEGAAYTLLSTRL; encoded by the coding sequence ATGCGACGTTTACTGGAACTGCAACAAAAATTGTTGCCTGACTTGATTCAGGTTTTGCGTCAGCGGTACATGTTGCTCCGATCCATCTATCATTTGCAGCCGATTGGCAGAAGAGGTCTTGCTCAAGCCATGGATACCACTGAACGTATTTTGCGGGCAGAAGTGGAACTGCTAAAAGAGACGGGGCTCCTTCATGTAACGGCTGCGGGAATGAGCCTGAGTGAAGAAGGACAACAAGTCTTGGACGACATGGAGCCTCTCGTCGGAGAGCTATTCGGCCTTACAGACTTGGCGGAGCGACTGCAAAAAAAGCTGGGCATATCAGAAGTCATTGTGGTGCAGGGCAATGCAGACCAATCGCCTTGGGTAAAGGAAGAGCTTGGACGGGTAGGGGCAAGGATCCTCAAACAGGTCGTGCAAGAAGGAGACATTGTAGCGGTAACAGGTGGTTCATCCATCGCCAGCGTAGCAAGTCATCTGATGCCTTCTGCTTCGTTCAAAAACGTTCAGTTTGTCCCTGCTCGCGGTGGACTGGGAGAACGCGTAGAGCTGCAAGCGAATACGCTCGCTTCCGCCATGGCAGCGAAAACAGGTGCTTCTTATCGGCTTCTTCACGTACCGGATCGCCTTCATCCAGAAGCCTTGCAGACATTGGTTAAAGAGCCGCAAGTACAAGATGTGCTGTCGCTCTTGGGCGAAACTCGAATCGTTTTGCATGGGATCGGGGATGCCGTCACGATGGCGAGAAGGCGGAATTATTCGGAGGAAGAACTCGCAGAATTAGTGGAAACGGGTGCTGTATCAGAAGCATTCGGCTACTACTTTAATGAAGCGGGAGAAACGGTCCACAGAATGCCGACAATTGGTTTACAGCTAGAGGAAGTGCACAAGGCAGAAACTGTGCTCTCCATTGCGGGGGGCGAAAGCAAGGCAAAAGCGATTCTTTCCTTTGCTAAGCAATCGTGTCAGAATGTACTCATTACGGACGAAGGGGCAGCTTATACGCTGTTGTCCACACGATTGTAA
- a CDS encoding Na+/H+ antiporter NhaC family protein produces MSITSVTPILAMIAGIILSLSLGFPIAWGIVFAILVTLVSVKRLGYPWKQQFVFGWEGVQKAKPVLTILFLVGLLIPLLMMGGTIPAIIYYGLSIVNVEYLFVLSFLLTAGVSYLLGTSIGTLSTIGLSLMGIAQAAGISPAIVGGALISGAMVGERFSPISSSRLLVLSNVGMTEEQERKIRRPALLTVAICALLFLILDLFRSQANSTDTIQMYQELLVSHFSVHWMLMLPLVVLIASFALRVKAVKALLFGIGASAILVGINGNLDVKAFFTSMLYGFELHSGTPLDQLVHGGGMFAIFSVLALIILAGFLNGILNRANLLTPIVDKMMGHTKNKTVLVAKATALSLLVVIISCNQTIPILVLGSTLLRRFSQWKGGRELLGKTMLDSTVVMPVLIPWNGLSMMMALTLGVSTIQTLPFVFFPILLPIVTILSTRWFSPEGRFLAMKNKAS; encoded by the coding sequence ATGTCTATCACATCGGTAACACCCATCTTGGCAATGATCGCTGGCATCATTTTGAGCCTATCGCTCGGTTTTCCGATCGCATGGGGGATTGTTTTTGCGATCTTGGTCACACTGGTTAGTGTAAAAAGATTGGGTTATCCGTGGAAGCAGCAGTTCGTGTTTGGCTGGGAAGGTGTCCAAAAGGCAAAGCCCGTCCTTACGATTTTGTTTTTAGTAGGACTCTTGATCCCGCTATTAATGATGGGAGGAACTATTCCCGCCATCATTTACTACGGATTATCGATTGTGAATGTCGAGTATTTGTTCGTTCTCTCTTTTCTGTTGACCGCAGGCGTCAGTTATTTATTGGGTACATCAATCGGTACGCTGAGTACGATTGGGCTGTCCCTGATGGGCATTGCCCAAGCAGCAGGGATATCACCTGCAATCGTAGGAGGTGCGCTCATCTCTGGAGCGATGGTGGGGGAACGTTTCTCACCGATATCCAGCAGTCGATTACTGGTGCTTTCGAATGTCGGTATGACAGAAGAGCAGGAAAGAAAAATACGGCGTCCTGCATTACTTACGGTAGCGATTTGCGCGTTACTTTTCCTGATCCTTGATCTGTTTCGATCTCAGGCGAACTCGACGGATACCATTCAGATGTACCAAGAGCTGTTAGTCAGTCATTTTTCTGTACATTGGATGCTCATGCTGCCTCTCGTCGTGTTAATTGCCTCTTTTGCACTGAGAGTAAAAGCAGTGAAGGCATTGCTTTTCGGTATCGGAGCCAGTGCGATTCTAGTCGGGATCAATGGGAATTTGGATGTGAAGGCGTTTTTTACATCGATGCTATATGGATTTGAGCTTCATTCAGGAACGCCGCTGGATCAATTGGTCCATGGGGGCGGGATGTTCGCCATCTTCAGTGTTCTGGCGTTAATCATTCTCGCAGGCTTTTTAAACGGCATTTTGAACAGAGCCAATTTATTAACCCCCATCGTAGACAAAATGATGGGCCATACAAAAAATAAGACGGTGTTGGTAGCGAAGGCAACGGCATTGTCGTTGTTAGTGGTCATCATCAGCTGTAATCAAACCATTCCGATTCTAGTTCTCGGCTCGACTCTTCTTAGGAGATTCTCCCAATGGAAGGGAGGGCGCGAGCTGTTGGGCAAGACGATGCTGGACTCCACAGTTGTCATGCCTGTACTGATCCCATGGAACGGACTATCGATGATGATGGCACTCACGTTAGGTGTTTCGACGATCCAGACATTACCCTTTGTGTTTTTTCCAATCTTATTACCGATTGTTACGATATTATCGACCCGCTGGTTTTCGCCAGAGGGCAGGTTTCTCGCGATGAAGAATAAAGCTAGCTAA
- the gap gene encoding type I glyceraldehyde-3-phosphate dehydrogenase: protein MVKVGINGFGRIGRNVFRAALNNPNVEIVAVNDLTDAHTLAHLLKYDSVHGVLNVSVEASENTLIVDGKEIKVLAERDPAQLKWADYGVEIVVESTGRFTKREDAAKHLEGGAKKVIISAPATNEDITVVIGVNEDKYDPAQHTVISNASCTTNCLAPYAKVLNEKFGIVRGLMTTVHSYTNDQQILDLPHKDLRRARAAAENIIPTSTGAAKAVALVLPELKGKLNGFAMRVPTPNVSVVDLVVELKTDATVEEINNALKEAAEGPLKGILGYSEEPLVSSDYNGNPASSTIDALSTMVLEGNMVKVVSWYDNEWGYSNRVVDLCHYVAQRGF from the coding sequence ATGGTAAAAGTAGGTATTAACGGATTTGGTCGTATTGGTCGTAACGTATTTCGTGCAGCACTGAACAATCCGAATGTAGAAATCGTGGCGGTCAATGACCTGACAGATGCACACACACTGGCTCACCTTTTGAAATATGACTCAGTTCATGGTGTTCTGAACGTGAGCGTTGAAGCTTCCGAAAACACGCTCATCGTTGACGGCAAAGAAATCAAGGTATTGGCAGAGCGCGACCCAGCTCAACTCAAGTGGGCAGATTACGGTGTTGAAATCGTAGTGGAATCGACTGGACGCTTCACGAAGCGCGAAGATGCAGCGAAGCACTTGGAAGGTGGCGCGAAAAAAGTCATCATCTCTGCTCCAGCAACAAATGAAGACATTACAGTCGTAATCGGTGTAAACGAAGACAAGTACGATCCAGCACAACACACTGTGATCTCCAACGCGTCCTGCACAACGAACTGCTTGGCGCCATATGCGAAGGTCCTCAATGAAAAATTCGGTATCGTGCGCGGATTGATGACAACTGTTCACTCATACACCAATGACCAACAAATTCTCGACCTGCCGCACAAAGATTTGCGCCGTGCCCGTGCAGCTGCGGAGAACATCATTCCAACCTCTACAGGAGCGGCAAAAGCGGTAGCACTCGTACTGCCTGAGCTGAAAGGCAAGCTGAATGGTTTCGCAATGCGCGTACCAACTCCAAACGTATCCGTAGTGGACTTGGTAGTTGAGTTGAAGACAGACGCAACTGTTGAAGAAATCAACAACGCTCTGAAGGAAGCGGCAGAAGGCCCACTCAAAGGCATTCTCGGCTACTCCGAAGAGCCGCTCGTATCGTCTGATTACAATGGAAACCCTGCATCCTCCACAATCGATGCTTTGTCTACAATGGTACTGGAAGGAAACATGGTGAAAGTCGTTTCCTGGTACGATAACGAGTGGGGTTACTCCAATCGTGTCGTAGACTTGTGTCATTATGTTGCACAGCGCGGCTTCTAA
- the pgk gene encoding phosphoglycerate kinase — protein MNKKSIRDVELAGKRVFCRVDFNVPMQDGVITDDTRIRAAVPTIRFMMEAGAKVILASHFGRPKGQVVEEMRLTPVAAHLSSLLGKDVRKLEDCHGADVEAAVERMESGDVILLENVRFHAGEEKNDPELAKSFAALADLFVNDAFGTAHRAHASTAGIAEYIPAVAGLLMEKEIRFMGGALSNPEPPFTAIVGGAKVKDKIAVIENLLTKVDHLIIGGGMANTFLKAQGYGIGASLCEDDKLDLARTLMGQAKERGVQLLMPVDVVVADRFAADAEKQVVAIDAIPDGWMALDIGPKTVEQYHSVIVESKTVVWNGPMGVFEMDAFAGGTIGVAKAMAACSGTTIIGGGDSVAAVEKAGVAEQMTHISTGGGASLEFMEGKELPGVAVLADN, from the coding sequence ATGAACAAGAAATCTATCCGCGATGTTGAGCTGGCAGGCAAGCGCGTATTCTGCCGTGTCGACTTTAACGTGCCGATGCAGGACGGGGTAATCACCGACGATACACGCATTCGTGCTGCTGTACCAACCATCCGTTTCATGATGGAGGCAGGAGCCAAAGTAATCCTGGCGAGCCATTTTGGGCGTCCTAAAGGCCAAGTAGTGGAAGAGATGCGTCTTACTCCTGTCGCAGCTCATCTGTCTTCGCTCTTGGGCAAGGACGTGCGTAAGCTGGAGGATTGCCATGGTGCTGACGTAGAAGCGGCAGTAGAACGGATGGAGTCTGGCGACGTCATCCTGTTGGAAAACGTACGCTTCCATGCGGGAGAAGAAAAGAACGATCCAGAACTGGCAAAAAGCTTTGCGGCCTTGGCTGATCTGTTTGTGAATGATGCATTCGGGACAGCTCACCGGGCACATGCTTCTACAGCGGGAATCGCTGAGTACATACCAGCAGTTGCGGGCTTGTTGATGGAAAAGGAGATTCGCTTTATGGGCGGAGCCCTGTCCAATCCAGAGCCTCCGTTTACAGCGATTGTCGGCGGTGCAAAAGTAAAAGATAAGATTGCTGTCATTGAAAATTTGTTGACCAAAGTCGATCACTTGATTATTGGTGGCGGTATGGCGAATACATTCCTCAAAGCACAGGGTTACGGCATTGGGGCTTCTCTGTGTGAAGACGACAAGCTCGATCTCGCACGTACGTTGATGGGTCAGGCAAAAGAGCGCGGCGTTCAATTGCTGATGCCAGTTGATGTTGTCGTAGCTGACCGTTTTGCGGCAGATGCAGAAAAGCAGGTCGTGGCAATTGATGCGATCCCAGATGGCTGGATGGCACTCGATATCGGGCCAAAAACAGTAGAGCAGTACCACAGTGTCATCGTAGAATCCAAAACAGTGGTGTGGAACGGTCCGATGGGCGTATTTGAAATGGATGCTTTTGCAGGCGGCACGATTGGCGTAGCCAAGGCGATGGCAGCATGCAGCGGAACGACCATCATCGGTGGCGGTGATTCCGTAGCAGCTGTGGAGAAAGCAGGCGTAGCCGAGCAGATGACACACATTTCTACAGGCGGGGGAGCGTCCCTGGAATTCATGGAAGGCAAGGAACTGCCAGGCGTAGCTGTGTTGGCAGATAACTAA
- the tpiA gene encoding triose-phosphate isomerase — translation MRTPIIAGNWKMFKTMAEARAFAQEAKAGNNTSGVQKVICAPFTALAALKEELAGTDIAIGAQNMHFEEQGAYTGEISASMLKEIGVEYVILGHSERRQYFNETDETVNKKVVAALAAGLVPIVCVGESLEQREAGETADVVRTQTEGAFAGVDAAQVADTVIAYEPIWAIGTGKSSTAEDANETIAIIRRVIGERFGQATAEKVRIQYGGSVKPENIASYMAQPDIDGALVGGASLVADSYLQLVAGATSR, via the coding sequence ATGCGAACACCAATTATCGCGGGGAACTGGAAGATGTTCAAAACGATGGCCGAGGCAAGAGCGTTTGCGCAGGAAGCCAAGGCAGGCAACAATACTTCCGGGGTACAAAAAGTCATTTGCGCACCTTTTACAGCGCTGGCTGCACTTAAGGAAGAGCTGGCGGGCACGGATATTGCCATCGGCGCGCAAAACATGCATTTTGAAGAGCAAGGTGCTTATACAGGCGAAATCAGCGCGTCCATGCTGAAAGAAATCGGTGTGGAGTACGTGATCCTTGGTCACTCCGAGCGCCGTCAATATTTCAATGAAACAGATGAGACTGTGAACAAAAAGGTTGTAGCCGCATTAGCAGCAGGTCTCGTACCAATTGTGTGTGTAGGCGAGAGTCTGGAGCAACGGGAAGCAGGCGAGACAGCTGACGTAGTCCGTACGCAGACAGAAGGTGCCTTTGCTGGAGTGGACGCTGCACAAGTGGCGGATACCGTTATTGCATACGAGCCGATTTGGGCGATTGGCACAGGCAAGTCTTCCACGGCAGAGGATGCGAATGAAACGATTGCGATTATTCGCCGTGTAATCGGTGAACGCTTCGGACAAGCGACAGCCGAGAAAGTGCGCATTCAATACGGCGGAAGTGTAAAGCCGGAAAACATCGCAAGTTACATGGCACAGCCGGATATCGACGGAGCATTGGTCGGTGGAGCGAGTCTCGTAGCGGACAGTTACTTGCAGCTTGTGGCAGGAGCTACGTCGCGATAG